One part of the bacterium genome encodes these proteins:
- a CDS encoding glutamine synthetase beta-grasp domain-containing protein — translation MNKRNLTKEDVLKLVKENDVKFIRLWFADITGQMKGFTITVEELKHALEDGMGFDGSSIKGFARIDESDMVAMPDPSTFSILPYRPKEKAVAGMICDILNPDRTPYEGDSRYILKKQLEKIAKKGYTFYVGPELEFFIFKDEKRTEILDEGGYFDITTLDAGNEVRREVILTLEQMGIDVEYS, via the coding sequence ATGAATAAAAGAAACCTGACGAAAGAAGATGTTTTAAAACTTGTAAAGGAGAATGATGTAAAGTTTATACGGCTGTGGTTTGCAGACATTACAGGACAGATGAAAGGGTTTACAATCACTGTAGAAGAGTTAAAACATGCACTTGAAGACGGAATGGGATTTGATGGTTCATCCATAAAGGGATTTGCCAGGATAGATGAGTCAGATATGGTGGCTATGCCAGACCCCTCTACTTTTTCCATACTTCCATATCGCCCTAAGGAGAAGGCAGTAGCGGGTATGATATGTGATATTTTAAATCCGGACAGGACCCCATATGAAGGGGACAGCAGATATATACTTAAGAAGCAGTTAGAGAAGATAGCAAAGAAGGGATACACATTTTATGTAGGACCTGAACTGGAGTTTTTTATATTTAAAGATGAGAAGCGGACAGAGATATTAGATGAAGGGGGATATTTTGATATAACGACACTGGATGCAGGAAATGAAGTAAGGAGGGAAGTTATTTTGACACTTGAACAGATGGGTATAGATGTAGAGTATAGCCA